The nucleotide window AGCATGCTAAGTCAActagattaaaaaaaacttgaaaataaaacatgacaaTACCACGACAACAAGAAAAGTAAGTAAAAGGTTTCCACTGCCTACGTTTTTCACCATAAGATAAGCAGCTAACAATTTCTTGTGGGTATTCTTgttgttttattctttttttatcaagGAGTTTTATACCTACTACAGTTAATtcagacatatatatataaatcctATAATAACATAATCAGATAATGCATAAAAGACAAAAATTTACCTCAAATTATATGTACAGTATTcttttatttgttaaatttcTATTTACATACGCTTTAAACAAGCTCAAGGACCTGGCTGGTTATTCCCTGTTTCTAACTCCGTAATTTTACCATCTTTATCCACAGCGGCGGGTTTGATAACATTCAGCTCTTTTAATCGGTCAAACATGCACATTAGTTTTTCCATCTCAGCTTCTTTTTCACTTTCACTGAGACTTTCGAATGAAGTGTCTTTTGGTTTAGGGATAGCTcctgtaaacaaaaaatattagtaaaaaaTGGGAATAAGTTGTTACAGATACAAAGTATTTGTTTAATCGTACTTAACTTCAAACTTCTATTTTTGTcatataagataaaaaaatagcaaTGTTTTACAACAATTTGAAAGGAAAAAATAGTGAACAGTATTAACCTTTAAAAGATTGAAAAGTAATACAATATAAATCAGGAGGTAGACTTAGTTATGTTCTTAGTTATGTAAATACTAATATTCAATGAGGAAGAATTGAGAACACTTTAGTTTCCAGATTAGAGGTGCTTTACAGAGGCAATATATAATGATAGGGTGGCCTTTACTTTAAGTGTGAGGGAGTTCAAGGAATAGAATATTTTGAAGGATATTTCTATTTCACATTTGACTGAAATTTTATGGAAGTATAAATCAGAAAACAAAATGCCAGCTTAAGGTTATCATACCTTTCTAGAAACATTACTATACACACCAAATTGGGAAGTGACATAACACAGACTGAAATTCAAAGTTACCTGTTACTGGGTCAACGTCGTCCTCCACATCCGTAAGTTCATCAGATGAATAATCACCATCTGCATCGGACATTCCCGGTATCATCAGTCCACGTGATGCAAGAAATCCAGCACTGTTTCCATACCCTGCATATCGTATTAATCTTTGTGAGTTTTCTTTGcacaatacaaacaaaaaatctgCAGCCATATTCTATGAAATAAATtgcaatttaacaaaaaaagagcttggaaaaaaaattataaaattgcacaataatttttcataaatttatcaacttgtttttcaattattgaaaattttgaaTATTATATATAGAATTGGTAAACATTATGTTGTATGCAAAGACGATGATAAAAGCTTATATAGAAAAGAGAGTAGACCACTTTTAGGGTACAATTTTTCATGTGGATTAAATTTTGCACAAATTCATTAAATTAAACCACCCAAAACTTTCTCTCTTACTTTTATATGCTTCTACCCAGAAATTGTAATTGGATTGCTGCCCCTTATAATTCAATATACCCGACTTACAAAATacaccaaaaataaaaacaagcaaaaattaACTTGCttaaaaactatttatttatgCAAAGTCACAAAATTAGATTTATTAAAGGGAATCTGAAATAGATGACACCGTGAAATCTAACTTTGCAAATTTCCACCTTGTTATTGCTTAAACTAGgcttattttttaagtttttcgtGGACTCTGCTAAACCTTTACATgaaattcaaaattcattctTATAAAACCTTATCTCTGTGTTACCAatctggaaatttttttttgtaaaatcgcaaatattttaacttcaaattttcatttagggaaggttttcaacattgaTTTTAAGTTGAGACTAAAACCACTCAAAAAATAAATGCAGAATAACCTTTAATGGCACATCAACAGTTGTCATTAACTGTACAATATTCCCCCTTAGGTCTTTAAACTGTTCTGGGCGAATATCTGATGGTTGCAATGGAGGGAGAATTTCTCGTTTCAAATACTTTCTTATAACAGGATTAACTCGACACACATAACAAAACGCTGTTAAAATTGCCATGGTTTTCTCCTTCATTTCAATGTAATTGTCAACTTGTATTCTCAATTTCAATGCATCTAGAAACACTATGACGGAACGCATTTCAAAGttctaaaaaaaacaatcaagtCAATATAACAACAACTGCACAAAGCTAAAGAAAAATCATGTGACAAAAGAAGCCATAAAATGTAACAAcgtgtttccaaaaaaaaatacatacgacaaaattgatgaaaattaaCTGCATAAGGAATCATTACTATAAACGTTGTTTCAGTTAGATATGGTTCAGATTAACATTACACAATTTCTATACCTCGTACGTTACCGGATGTCCACAAAACTGTTCTTCTTCATCTTTATTACTATTTATTACCAAACCATCGAGAGCTGTTTTCGGCATATTAACCATCATATGAGCTATATGTGTCAACAGATCATCTTTTTCATCGGAGTCGAAGGGATAAAAACTAACTAACATGTTTTGTAAAATGCATACTAGATGTAAACAATCGTCAACAATACTTGGAGAGGTACTATTGCTTAGCTCTAGGGTTATATTAAACAACGCTTTCAAGACTTCACATATAATAGGAATATGCAGACCAGAGTCGTcagatctaaaaaaaataataaatagtaTTACGAGATTACCAAAGATAACACACAAACATTATTGATACTCATGAATTCGCGAATTTCATTGGTTGCTTGTTGAAATTGTTTCCTCAGTGCAAATAAGATAAAAGTTATTCTGAATCAGTTAGAAAATACACATTACCTCTGTGCAGTCAATTTAATggaaattagtaaaaaaaaattctttagtaTATAGAGGGTTTTTGAGGATATTAATAGATTTTTCCTTATCATTTTAGAGGACCTTTACTAAAACTTCAGAAAATGTTGGTGACAAATAGATTAAATAGTGCTAATAAATAGAAGAAGCCGTAGTTCAAAATCACAATTTAGAGTTTTTTAATTTCCCTTttcaaaaaaccttaaaaatacctgcaaaaggtcattttctctaattttaaaatcgtaaaattttaaaattttaacgaatttcaaagttttaaaaataaactactTTGAAAATATAAATGGACTTTAAGGCATCACATGATGTGACCATAAGCATAAAAgcaagttttttaaagaaaaataaggaAAATGTTCAATTTCATACATAATAAAAAGAGGAAGTAACACATACAAGAGGAATTAACACATACTTTGAATTAGCCAAAACTGCATCTGTCATAACCTTAACTAAAGTTGCAACAGCATCATCTTCAAGCATTTGGTTCCGTTCACTAACCTCCAATGCAGACATCAAAAACATTAATcgaatttcgtaaaaataataATCAGTCACAGATTGATCTGTTATTTTCATTTCATCAAtcataagtttaattaagttattttctttaaaatatattctGACTTTGTCACTAAGATAGACCCAGTTACATAAACATTTCACTGTTTCAATTTTTGACAAAAGGATATTGGAACCTAATTCTGCTTTCTCCTTTAGCAATTTTGCAAATATGTCCATGTAGAaatcaacattttttatattcaacACAAGGTTTTTGTCTCTGCTTAACAATCTTGTTATTTTGATACATTCCAACGAGAGTGGATGTTGATGGattaataaaaagattttgtcAAGCAGTTTATTGTGACATTTGGCATCTAATTCTGAATACTCAAATGTCTTCTCATTTTCGCAAATAAATTTCTCCAAGACTTTTTTGCCTTCTTCTATAACTGCTGCATCATCCAAGTTATTGGTGAGCTCCTCGAATACTGGCAATAAATCCATATTACTAGACTAAAAAATAATAGTTCATTATTCAATGATTGGGTCAGGGATTGATTAGCAATTTACTAATAAAACATAATGAACATTAATTCGCTGCCTGTTAAAAAGATGATAAGATTGAAGAGGAAGTTCAAAGTGAAAAGGAGATCACTGATATAGCTTTTGTAGCAagtgcaggcctatcaataaggggagagcaattgcgCTTGCTCAAACAAAGGCTcacccaattctgagaaatgagaaactagctgagccattaattgctcccccaattccaaaaattgtttttcaggctcagcaatatcaattcatctcacatggaaatcaatgttctctttcttattatttacagtttaaattattgaaaCATTGGGGAAGCGATTTATTGCTcgggtgttattttctttttgataGGCCTTCAAAACttcatagttttcaaaaaaaattgatgtttttATGTGGCAATCATGCTAGAGCAATACACCTCTTCACCTTTCAAGTTGTTTGCTTATTTTCtgtatattaaaaaaaggaagtaaacagagtgAATTTTATAAGGCCTTGACCACGAGCATTATGattatttttccttttctgAAGAAACTAGTctatagcccgtggaaaaatccacgggttcgctcgtcctttttataccgcattgcgtgtttctcgacgtatacgggtattataatatagataattagTCTTACGGCATTTAGTATATTGTAACCATTCTTCATGGTCAGAGCCTTTTTAATTCATAACAGAtaacttccttttttcaattCTTAATAGGAGCgttttaacaaaagaaaaatttattcaaacAGTTGTTAGCTGAAACTGTGAACTTGTGTACAGGCCCGTTTAAGGAGAGGCATGCGCACTTGCCCACACACGCAAAAAAAGTTACGCGAGCAAATTTATCGCTTGCATAAGACTACTATATATagcaaagattttttaaagacATAATGCAATGCAATTTTACCATTTATGCTTACCGAGTACTCTTTGTTGATATCTTTGATCAGCGGCGGCTGGATCAtttagttttattattttacagatTAAGCATATGCATGTTGGacataaaactttttaattagTTGTAAAAAACAGGTGCTTTTTTTGCTACaaataaattaactttttatttcattgatGTCAATAATGATGTTAAACAAGTTTCATTAATATGATGGATGTTACCTGTGAATCGAAACTAAATATTTTGCTGAGCCAATTTCGTCCCCATAATCTTTTATATcttttctgttctttttaatttttttaaattactatataAATAACATATGAAAAGTTGGAAAAAGACGTTTTTAACAAGGGAGGTTCGTATAATTTTTAAGTCGATATTCCTTAACTTGataaacaattctttaaatgtgaatgccttgagaacgaaaagagatttttaaaaaatttaaaaagacttgttagttaactttttaagctctatgatataagtccaacatcattttatacctcgagtTCCCTTTAACTATTGGCCTAAGCACTACCCAAACTGGGGTACTCCATGTTTTCAGTTAACCTAGTCTTTTCCTAGTGCCATTACCCAATATTGAAAAACTCAGACCTCTGCCATTTTCAGCAAAGCTGAGTCATAAACCTATAGCTACATGATGACTTTTGCAATctctagcatcttttttcctgctgACAAAGGCCACAGCCAAAAGAACTTATATACAGCTAAAAAGTAATAAATAACATCATGCTTGAAATCACCTATACACCCAATCATAGTTCAGTGTTTTTCCTTTGTGCGCAGAAATGGGAGGTAATGtgtggtttgtttacatttttaccatcATTTCCTTGCGTGCATCGGGCATTATGTAATTACTTAGATGCGTGCGCAAGTGAATATTGGAACTTGATTCCATGTATGGCGGATACATGTATTATATATAATACATGTGTGCCTACTTAGCGAGGCTTTAAAACGCTAATTTAGCATCTGATTGGCATCTTGTTCCTGACTGACTGGTTGGTTTAGAAAGAAGTATCAAATAAAGTTGTCTTGCAGACCAGGTGAACAAACAAAAGTTGCTGCGTGacataatgttttgattttgcatctagAACAATGGTAATGTGCATGCATGTGCAACAAGCAAAAAGTATCTGTAGCTAGACGTCCACGGTTGAAAATAtcaagtgtaaaaaaaaactgatgCTAAAATTAGTAATGTCTGCTCTTAAACAGAGAAGATAATAGTTGAGAATAAACAATTCCAATTCATTTTTAACCTTACATTCCTAACAATCCATAAATTAGCATAAAGATTCAATTTGGCTAATCTAGCTAGGCCTTATTTTCTTGCCTGTTAGGATGCACGCACATACATTCACAACTTATCTATACATTGTATggttattttgaaaattaaatttggtCAAACTACTTTAGCTATCTACATTTGTTTCATAACTTTTGCCTGTTTTATATTCTGACTTTTGGCTCCTTAACACTCTTCCAACATTGTTTTGGCATAATCATAGCAATAAAATTGTTTCTTGAAATATTGATATCGAAAAGATAAGCGCGTGACTCCTGGCAATTCACCACCTAGCAAAGCTAAAACATACATGTCTAGCCTATGCTATGtagctatgcatatgaaaaatatagctagccCTTTTTATAAAGTCAGCTAACCCGTTCTATTTcgaaacttaaaataaaaatagattcTAATTAAAGTTAAATACCACATCAATACTTTAAATTTCCCATTACCAGGTAAAAAAATCCCTGAACTTCTACctctatatagctagctacctttttgtgttgtttttttgacTTCACACAGCTGCACTGCTCTGTTGGTTTCGAGGGTCGGTAGCATGAACACGACGGCCCTGTACCGTATGTTGTTTCCCCTTAAAAATGAACAACGCGAGAGAGAAGATTTTTACTTGTGGCCTGCGGGTTTTTGTTCGTAAGCAATCGCTCCACACATATTCAACAGCTGCACACGTTAACAGAGGTAACCCCCGTCACATGTGCTGCACTTAAACAGTTGCTTCACATCTCACTATTTCTCTCTAGCCATTTGTGTATAAAACATGGAGTCACTGGTTGTGCGTGAAGCGACTGTTTACGATAAAAAAAACCCCGCGTACCTCCTGTAGACAATTCAGAGTTGTTTAGGCACTTAATACTCTGAAAATTCCATTGCATGTAAAGGATAATTTTTGTTAGATTTTGCCTTTAAGATATACTTTCTGCTTTAGTTTTGCTTAGACAATTTAAAGAGGACTAAATCATTACGTCATTGTTTAAATCAACCATTGTAAACAAATGGAAAGGGGTATTTTTCTGATTGGATAATGTTGTTCTTATGACGAGGAAAATatctaagtaagtaagtaagttatatttgccatcattataaaatcgttaaaaatatttacagagaaaaagaaattgaaaacaaataaataaaataataaactatatataatattaaaatgtatcataaaaaatataaaaaaaaattaaatgcaatttTCCTGAGTGTTGATATGTTTGATGGCTGGATAACACAAAACAAGCCAAGGCGAGATTTCCATTGTGGTCCATTTCTACCCttatagaaaaaaagataaTCAAAACGAAAACGAAAGGATTATCAAAAGATCATATgaatttaattcacaaaatcatCTGAGTCCCTTCTCGTTATAAcaacaaaatagtgcttttttaGGTTGTGTTTAAAACTGTTTGTAGTACTAGATCTTTTAAGACCCTCAGGAAGAGTATTCCATAAGGAGGGTCCAAGGTAGGAAAGACACTGTTGACCTTGGGATGTTTTTACACAAGATTGTTCAAGCCTCTGGAATGATGAACGAGTCGAAGCTCTTTTATGACTTGATGGAATAAATACATCAGACATGTACAGAGgacattttttctgaaaaaatttatatgcaTGATTGTTTACGCATACTTTAAACCTTTCGCCAACTGGTAGccaatttatttccttaaaatccGTAGCACCTACATGTGATCTgctacttttttgtaaacagaaGCGAACACATTTGTTTTGAGCAACCTggagcttcttttttaaaacttttgtcagGTTTGGATACCACACAGTACTGGCATAGTCGAAATGTGGTTGAATTAAAGAGTTACAAAGAAGTCGTCGCAGATCCTTGTTAAAAAATGAGCTTTGAcgataaagaaatttaattttgccattaattttgttaatcacatgtaaggccattgacTCACCAGACAGTGATTGGTCAAAGATGCAACCAAGATATTCAACTTTCGTATGCTGCTTGATTTCTACTCCATTGTAggaaatattaagtttttctgctttcttaatttttccccTGGAGGCAAAAAGAATAGACTTAGTTTTATCTTCACCAAAGTGAATGCTGAGTTTGTTGTCCACAAACCAATCACATAAATTACTGAAGTCTGTATTAAGAGCATTTTCCATCTCAGTTATGTCTTTGTGTTGAAATAAGAGACATGAATCATCTGCGTAGAGAAAAAGATCACATTGTACTAAAGCTTGTGGCATATCGTTTACATAAAGTAAGAACAGAAGTGGACCCAAGATAGAACCTTGGGGAACACCACATTCCAGTTTACCTGGATTAGATGATAAGTTATCTATTGACACACAAAATGTTCTGTTTGCAAGGTAAGACCTGAACCAAAGAattacttcatttgaaaatccaAGAGTTCCTAATTTTTCCAAAAGTATGGAGTGGTTGATGGTATCGAAAGCTTTTTGTAGGTCAATGAGGATCATACCAGACAGCAAGCCTGCATCAAAaccttttgaaattttgtcatGTATATATGATAGACAAAAATCTGTTGAATGACAGCTTCTAAAGCCAGactgaaatttaaataatatattgtTTTCGTCTAAGAAAGCTTGTGTTTGGTTATGGACcactctttcaataattttagaaaaaagaggAAGCAAAGATATAGGGCGGTAATTCTTTGGATCAGTTCTTGATCCCTTCTTATATAGTGGCTTAAGTTTAGCTATCTTACATCCACTAGGGAAAGATGACAGTGAGATAGAAAGATTACATAATTGAGTTATTGGTCTGCAGAGAACATCAGCACCATCCTTCAAGAAAATTCCAGATATAGTATCAAGTCCTGGTGCTTTTGTTGTACTAGTATCATTCAGCAAATTCAGCACATCTTCTTCTAAGACTTGCTGAAAATTGAATATCTTGTTTCCAATGTTTAGCGAGTTGTAATATGAGATGACAGCATTTATCCCAAATCTATTTGAGGGCTTAGGAAGATTTTGAAGCAGCCCATCTGCTAGACCAGAGAAAAAGTTCTTAAATATCTCTAGTTTTGATTTTGTATCAAAATGTAAGGCATCCTCATCCTTTAGACAGTAGTTCGGATCTGACTTCTTTGAGTTGTCAAGTCCCATAGACTTTAGAGTCTTCCATAGTTCCTTAGGCTTGCCTgtgttttctgttattttgtttttatagtattcttttttctttttattgatcaaattttgcacattACTTTTTGCTTCATTCCAGAGGTCAGAATCAATTTGTAATTTTGACTtcttaaactttataaaaagtttATCTCTAGTAGCAATCTTGTCTGCAATCTCACCATCAAACCATTCCTGGGAGTTGCATTTAATTCTGGCCTCTTTAGTAGGTGCTATAGTATCTATTACTGACAttagttttgtcaaaaaatcaGAGTAGGCCAGATCAATGTCCGTAAACTCATTATAATTTGGAAAGTTTGTATCCCTTAGGAGACCCTGATACTGTTCCtttgtgtagtttttaaaagatcgAAATTTGATATGTTTGTGGGTATCAAACTTGACTTTTTTGACTTTTCTGGTGCAGAAAATCATTTGGTGATCTGATAGTCCAACATTTAAAACTCCACTTTGAGAAACTTTACCAACACAATTTGTTAAAAAGTGGTCAATAACTGTTGCAGTAGCACAAGTTACCCTTGTAGGCTCAACAATCAATTGTTTAAGGCCATAAAGCGAACAAAATTCTACATATTGCTTTTGCAATCCAGAGACATGATCACTCTTAAGTGCTGTcttattcattttaaaaatacttctaCCATTACAAAGAGTATTGATATTAAAGTCTCCCAAGAGATAGAATTCTTTCTCATCAAAATCTAATGTAGTAAATTCATCTGAAATATTATTGACAAAATTATTATGATCTGGTGGTCTGTAAAACACTCCAACAGTGAAAGGCTTTGTTTTAGGAAATCTTGGAAAAGTTATCGGTGAAGAAGTGGTTATATCGACCTGTGGCCAAAGCTATGGTAAGTTCAAGAATTCTTCAAGCATTTATAGCAGAATGATTACTCTTCAGGCTATCAAAATATGGCGAAAGGtcgaaacaaaaacaacacaCTTCTACAATGTTTTAATATTAACAGTTACATGAAATATATATAAGCACAACCACCTCAAGTTATGTTTTATGTGAGAAACTCACATATGCTTTTTATACAACCTTTagaaaatatttacataaagaTATGCTTAAAAGACTGCATTGGAACTACCAGGACAATTGGGGGACGGAAAGACAGTTTTCCACTTTAAGAAAGTTTTCCGCGAAAAAGAACGGACAggaacaaaaatttttctgaGCATACGCATGTTTAGGTAATTGAAAAAGTTTCCATCGTGTACACTTTGCAACGGTTAGACGTGAAAATTTATCATCATCCCACTTTAATATTAGCCTTGTTTTTATACTTTGCTCTCCCTGTTGCCCGAACAACAAGGGTATGGAATCGTTTGTAAGATAATATTTCCTGTTCATCTATaccttctaaaaaaaaaaaaagggaaaTCTACTAGTCCTGCATGAAATTCTAACTTAAAAAGTCTCCGTCTTGTAGAAGTGCCTGCTTAAAAGTTTGTGCTACGAAAGTTTCTATAAGAATTGTCGGGGACAAATCAAACTGTACTTTTATGGATGTGTCAGCTTCATAGGACGTCCGTTTTACTGTATTTACTAAAatactaaatattaaaataagccACAATGTTAAAACTCCACTGTTTTTTTAGCAAGAATAGTCCTCTCCACCACGGCTAGTCTTGAGGGAGCATTTTTACTCTTATCAGTTCTGTATCCAGTGGCAGTTCTTCTTTGGCAAACAAACGATTTGGTGTCCATGTTGAAAAACGAAATCGaacatctttatttttaacGACACAAACGGCAAAGATAAAACAACCGAGAACGGAAGCTGATATGCAAAAAATCCATTCCGATATTTGGGTTGCAAACCAAACCACAAGGGTACCACTCAACCAAGTAACGCCATACAAGGTAAAAAGAACAACTGCATTTCTTGGCCGCAGTAAAATCTCCTCGTTTTCCTGTTCCATTCTTGAGGATTTATGGATAGCAAAACCAGCACGGGATAGTGTCGCAATACTGCCAATTATAAGTGCGATGACTGGCGCGAGAACTCCAATATAAAATGGTGTACCATGTACAACACAACTAAAAGAAGAAGACATTATATCGTCATAGAACATTTGAAAAAGAATACAGTTGCATAAGTAAGCGGAACAGAAAAAAGCAAGCGAGACAGGAAAAAGGTTCTTCTTACAAGTTTTGGCTTCCATAAAACCGAGGCGCTGCATTTGGAGATATAGCCACGATGAGTAAAGGAACTCCTAAATATAATATAACGAGGTACTTAATATTCTTAACAACGCCAACGAAGAATTACACTAAGGGAAGAAAATTTTTTGCTGGAGAACAAATTCTGGAGCTTAAGTTTGTGATTAGTACTATGAAAAATGCGAGATAGGAAGTTGCGAAAACACGCACTTTGTTTAAAAACTACGTATTTCCGGATTGCCAAAATGTAACCTAGATATTTCCACGGACCAACCAAACAGCATGGTTATATTCTATTGCCTAATGTAAATTTTATGCTGAATTTTCAGGAAAAATGCAAATAAACCGGAAATTGGGTTTAATGCAGAGTAAAATGTCTGTGGAATTTGAAAAAGTGTGGAATTTGAGTTTGCAAATACGAggcaaattcgcaaaaattaattctgcaTATATTTATTACAACTTCGAGGTAATTTCCCGACTATGCTGAGATAGCCAAACTCGCAAAAATTATTCTCgttaaagtaaaaacaacaattataaaaaaggtcaacaaaataaaaaaatatccaagTCGTTATAAAAATCAGGAAACAACACGAGCAAAAACGCAAAACATACCGAAAGCAAACAGAGCATTTTTCATGAGTAACGAAATTCCTTTTTCAGATTGAGCAGATCCGAGTCTCTGGGATCCGAGCCTCTGGGACGTCCACAACGCATATAGAAATACCCAGC belongs to Hydractinia symbiolongicarpus strain clone_291-10 chromosome 1, HSymV2.1, whole genome shotgun sequence and includes:
- the LOC130642727 gene encoding synembryn-A-like; the encoded protein is MDLLPVFEELTNNLDDAAVIEEGKKVLEKFICENEKTFEYSELDAKCHNKLLDKIFLLIHQHPLSLECIKITRLLSRDKNLVLNIKNVDFYMDIFAKLLKEKAELGSNILLSKIETVKCLCNWVYLSDKVRIYFKENNLIKLMIDEMKITDQSVTDYYFYEIRLMFLMSALEVSERNQMLEDDAVATLVKVMTDAVLANSKSDDSGLHIPIICEVLKALFNITLELSNSTSPSIVDDCLHLVCILQNMLVSFYPFDSDEKDDLLTHIAHMMVNMPKTALDGLVINSNKDEEEQFCGHPVTYENFEMRSVIVFLDALKLRIQVDNYIEMKEKTMAILTAFCYVCRVNPVIRKYLKREILPPLQPSDIRPEQFKDLRGNIVQLMTTVDVPLKNMAADFLFVLCKENSQRLIRYAGYGNSAGFLASRGLMIPGMSDADGDYSSDELTDVEDDVDPVTGAIPKPKDTSFESLSESEKEAEMEKLMCMFDRLKELNVIKPAAVDKDGKITELETGNNQPGP